Genomic DNA from Bacteroides zhangwenhongii:
CGTACCATCTTCGCCAATCAGGGAGATATTAATCTTACTTTCGGGGATGATTATCTTTTCTTTGTAAGTGCCTTTGCGAACAAGGATTGTGGTACGTACATTTTTGCGGAAGTCGGGGACAGCATTAACGGCTTCCTGCACAGTGAAGAAATCACCGCTGCCGTCTTGCGCCACCACATAATCATAATGACGGATACATTTCGCCAATTCCGGAATCTCTTTGCCGATGGCTTCCACCGCCAATCCCGCTACGGTTCTTGCCCCATAGATATTCAAATGAGTATTGTCCTCACGTCCTTTCGGAAAGGCCGGAACCCGATTGGGTTCTACAAACATGAACAGCTTTTTCGACTCTACGGGACCAAGTCCCTGCACCAAGTCGTGCGTGATTTTATTCAAGTCGATGAAGGTCACTCCCAACTCTTTGGCAACATTGCGGGGAGAGTCCAGATATGCCCCATGAGTATCGAACAGAACGGTTCCTTCTTTGGTCTGCTCTTTGGATGTACCGGGTATCCGTCGGATGTCTTTCGCAATAGAAGCGTCTTTCGGCTGAACAAAGTTACGGCGGACGATGGAATTGAATAGTACGGGGATACCGCCTTTCGCACGGGTTTCGTTGACAAACCGACGGAGATTATCGTCGAAAGTAGTTCCCGGATCGGTATGACGGGTAGAATCCGCTTTTTCATCATTATGCCCGAACTGAATAAAGACATAATCTCCTTTCTTCACTTTAGAAATCACTTTTTCCCAACGTCCTTCAGAAATAAAGCTTTTGGAACTGCGCCCGTTGGCGGCATGATTGTCTATCCGTACATCTTCGGAAAAGAAACCGGGAAGCACCATTCCCCATCCCCTTTCGGGATTTCCCCCATCCATCTTTTTATTTGCCATCGTCGAATCACCGATCATAAAGATAGTGACAACAGGTTTATCCGCACGGAATGCAGACAAAAGAATAAAAGCCGCCGCCAGCAGCCATATCATTTTATTTCCTTGTATTTTCATACTTATCTTACTTTAATTGTACTACTCTCCTACATACAAAAAAACGTTTTCCTCTATCACCTATCACCTCCGATAGTCAAACTGCTTATTATCAACCAGTAAGGTGGTGACAGATCCCCATAACCAACCTATCACCCATCTGTCACCTATCACCGTGAAGCCAAGTGCTTATCACCGTAAAGCTAAGTGTTTGCCGGTACAAAGCAAAGAGTTTCAAGCAGCCGAACAGAAAGTTTCAAGCGCTTGAAACTAAAGTTTCCCACTGATGAAACTAGAGTTTCTCACCGGTGAAACTACAGTTTCACGCCGATGAAACCGAAGTTTCATGCCGTGAAACAAAAAGTTCGCTGTGGTGAAACAAGTGGAAACAAGCCGGCAAAGGACCGTTTACCCCATTTCTCTTACTTGTAAGGGTACCAATTGCTATTTTCTTTGAAAATATTCTCCGGTGTATACCTCAAGGCTTCCTTCTTTGTAAGCTGTTTGCTCCATGCCACGCGTCCCGATGTATCCGCACCGTCTCCTGTGTTTCCAAATTCCGCATAACGGGCTGTTCTCTCATTCTCCGGATTCTTCCAATTATGCCAACCTTCGGGACGGATATGTCCGCCAAACTCACAATTAATAAAAGCCGTAGCGGCATACGGACGCCAAGGACGGCCTAAATAGACCTTTTTCACTCCAGGGGCAGCCGTCAGCTTGCAGTTTTTAAAGACATAGCCGAATTCTTCATTTTGAGGAGTCGAAGCGGCAGTGATATACGAATCACGTTTGCTATGCAGCTCGCAATACTCAAAAAGCGCAGTGGAAGGACCGAAGATAAAATCAGTAGTACCTTCTATATAGCAGTTGGTAAACAGCAAACGGCTACCCTCCGAGCCTGTATAAATGGTATCTTGATTTCCAAGAAAGCGGCAGCCGACAAACATCAGCCGGTCTCCTTCGGTATGGAGGGCAACGGCCTGCCCCAAAGGAGCGGCATTATTCTCAATCGTCAAATCCTTGAAAGTGATATCACTACCCTCCACTTTCACAGTGTAGGTACGGAATGTCCCCATCTTATTGATATTGGCATGATCATCGTACGTAATAATCGTCTTTTCGGGATCTTCACCTACCAGTTGCACGTTCTTCACCCACGAAGGAATCACTAGCTTTTCTTTATATACCCCTTTCTTTATATAGATAGTCACCGTATAATCCATAAAAGCGCGTACCGCCTCCACAGCGTCCTGGATATTACGATACTTACCCGTTCCATCACGTGACACAACCAACGTGTCTTGCTTTTGCTGTTGCTCATAGGGCAAAAGACGTTCATATTCCAGACTCGCCATTATGAACGGTCCTACCGCCTTCGGGTCATTATTGCGAATCGTTTCATTGATATAATAATCATAATCGCCTGAACGGTATACTTTTCCTCCCAATCCTGCCACCGCGCAAGCCTTCGTGACAGTTACCACTCCATTCTTGTCCACTTCGATAAAATTATTCAGGAAACCTTTATAGCCTTTCAGCGCCACATTCAAATATGATTTATC
This window encodes:
- a CDS encoding pectinesterase family protein; translated protein: MKIQGNKMIWLLAAAFILLSAFRADKPVVTIFMIGDSTMANKKMDGGNPERGWGMVLPGFFSEDVRIDNHAANGRSSKSFISEGRWEKVISKVKKGDYVFIQFGHNDEKADSTRHTDPGTTFDDNLRRFVNETRAKGGIPVLFNSIVRRNFVQPKDASIAKDIRRIPGTSKEQTKEGTVLFDTHGAYLDSPRNVAKELGVTFIDLNKITHDLVQGLGPVESKKLFMFVEPNRVPAFPKGREDNTHLNIYGARTVAGLAVEAIGKEIPELAKCIRHYDYVVAQDGSGDFFTVQEAVNAVPDFRKNVRTTILVRKGTYKEKIIIPESKINISLIGEDGTILTNDDFANKKNVFGENMGTSGSSGCYIYAPDFYAENITFENSAGPVGQAVACFVSADRAYFKNCRFLGFQDTLYTYGKQSRQYYEDCYIEGTVDFIFGWSTAVFNRCRIHSKGDGYVTAPSTDKGKKYGYVFYDCRLTSDKEVAKVYLSRPWRPYAQAVFVRCELGKHILPEGWHNWGKRENEKTVFYAEYESKGAGANPQARAAFSRQLKNLKGYEPVTVLAGDDGWNPVRDGNRLLDVKR
- a CDS encoding pectinesterase family protein — its product is MASLEYERLLPYEQQQKQDTLVVSRDGTGKYRNIQDAVEAVRAFMDYTVTIYIKKGVYKEKLVIPSWVKNVQLVGEDPEKTIITYDDHANINKMGTFRTYTVKVEGSDITFKDLTIENNAAPLGQAVALHTEGDRLMFVGCRFLGNQDTIYTGSEGSRLLFTNCYIEGTTDFIFGPSTALFEYCELHSKRDSYITAASTPQNEEFGYVFKNCKLTAAPGVKKVYLGRPWRPYAATAFINCEFGGHIRPEGWHNWKNPENERTARYAEFGNTGDGADTSGRVAWSKQLTKKEALRYTPENIFKENSNWYPYK